The genomic region ATTACCCCAATTTAGAGATTTAGAGAAAATCTCATCACAATAATTACATTAGTAAATCTCAAAAGTGCTTTCGCTAGAAGGAAATATCACACTGTGACCATGTTCGACCTAGTATAAACACCCGAACCGCAAATTATCGCGTATTAATTATatagaaaaaattaatttgcgCAGTGACCCATGCGCAACGAAGGATTATGGGATAGATTGTACATCAatcagaaacagacagacagacgggaGACGTGTTTATCAGGTACACCGAGCGCAAATGCCTTAACTGTAACATCAGATTTCCTTATCTCTCTTCACATCAGATTTCTGCCGTTGTCGTTTAGTGCTATGTGTGCAGAGctagataaaaaaagaagaagaagttacTCGCTCAGcaaatgaatgggtgccgtcagaatgagagtacaaacagctgatgaaaacaccacaataatccataagtaatccagtccatcatttaacatttagtaAAGTGataagctgcatgtttgtaaaaaaaaatatatatatatatatatatccgtCATTAAGGTGTTTAACTTTACATATTAGACAATGATGGGTCCATGATTTAtatgtttagagctgtttttgtttttaatatatgcttGAACTGTGCATATTCCTGGCCTGGatttttttcactgaagaaaaattattattgttaaattttatcacataaatgcagctttttacttttGATAATGGACAGTGTAGATCTCGCTACAAGTGCAAATCAggttattattaactaaaaactaactaaaaaatattttcattatttgaacAGTATATAGACAAATTGAAATAACgcacattacaaaaacatgcaacgcaattattaaaacttttaactaaaattaaaaaaatgttaaaaacgaaaataaatgaataaaacaataaaaactacagtATACAGACACatagaatgactaaaacagaaatattaacaaaaactataatagtatactatttgataaaactaaaataacactgacctagacaaaaacacatttaagtaACTGAACTCTTTGTAAGAACtacactgtataaaaaaaaaaaaagaatgaggtgccaacttaaaattttaaggtgaccagcttcagcagatttttaaGTTTCCTCAacttttattatgcatacatataaaagtcaaaaatcTACTGAAGTTTGTtgctttaaaattttaatttggctCAACTTTTCTCAACTAgttaaaatagtataaaatgGGCCCTTGATATTAATCcagatttgttgttgttgttttggattTCTGTGTACATTGATGACTTTCTTACCAAAATGCCAATCATAACTGTTGGGGTTAATCACACAGTGCCATCGTGTTTACTAAAGCAATCTCAGCCGGGAAAGGGACGTTACCTTGTGGCATGTGCAGACGGCCACACCTTTGATGAGACCTGGACCGGATTCAAATTTGCATTCAAATCAttgctttcagaaataatcTGTAAAAAAGACGTTCCCATCATTAAGGGCAAACGCTGCCATTTTATAAGCAAACAAGAATGCTTAGCGCGAACAaacaataagaaatgaaaattaagatTTAGACAGGCTGTTACCGTGACAATGAAATGTAAGTTAATGAAGGTTAGCAGTCGGTGACAAGTTTCAAATTGTTGCAACAAAGTTGAAACTATGTCAAATCTTATCTTAccaggggtttttttttatcggaaatgaaaactaaaaccacaaagaaaacattttaaaacaaaaataaacttcaacggaaattaaataaatatataaaatataaaaacaactgcaaaaaattaaataaaggtatttttttatagGGTGCATTCAGTTGTTAATAAAtgacagtaataatatttataatgttacaaaacatttatgtttaaaaaatcctagaaaaacaaaagaggaataaacaataagtaattaataatgatacataaaaaaaaattatatgaaactTTTTCTTAAGgggcaaatcagcatattagaattattttgatggatcatgtgacaccggagaaacataaatttaaaattagaagcagttattttttatgctaatgttattaatttatcttGGCATGGAGcatatattttctctctttagcTGATGTAATATTTACTACCTATTAAAGCAGACAGTTCTCCTTCAGAAATCAGGATGAGCCAGCTGTAAATATGATATATGCACAAGTTTTTCGTATaagaaattcattttatttatcaaaggaTCCTGAAAAAAAGGCATTACGGTTCctccaaaaacattaagcagcgtTAATGTTacgcaaatcagcatattaaattgatttctgaaagatcatgtaaCACCggagaaaattcagctttagattacatgaataaataaattgtagtgtgattttaaacatgaataatattttgtaggactacttttttattttttacaatgtgaAATGTaggcttggtgagcataagagatttatttaaaaaaaaaaaaaaatcttatgaaCCCCACATGTTTTATCAATGtagataaatgcaattaatcactttacagcactaatatatatatatatatatatatatatatgtatgtatatatatgtatatatatacatatacctgGAATAGTGATCTCTCTGACATGGGGAATTTACTTGGCAAACAAGTTCATATATGCTTGTTCTATTTATCCTATGGATTCCTATAATCCACATTCTTTTaaattctttacatttacagCATAGTCTTTCACATGAATTGCCTTGCTTCTTGTGCTTTAATTTAATCCACCGTGgagaaacatttacaaatagcattttttccaaaatctTCTAAAAATCTTCTATCATCTCCATCTCTTTCACGCAGGAGGCATCATGGGAGCTCTGCAGCGATCATAGAGAAATATGACCAACAGATGTTTCTCTCGACCAGTCACTGAAGGCCTTTAAGTTATTTTCCTAAGATTATTCTCATATCTGCACagtaatgcaatatatatatatatatatatatatatatatatatataagaactgCATCTACAACACTGAAGATTTTGaatgtgcatacatttaaaaaacattcataaaaatataaaacataaatattgcatgacgtaaaaataaacaaagcacaGTTCTCAAATCATGCCGATCATCATGACACacaaatgatatatattatacactttattggaaaaaatgcattatattattaaaaaaacatgcttcaCTTGCGATTTTGACCCCACTGTAGGTTATGTATATTTACagaacatatatatgtatttattctttatttttcatctcgAGCAATATAAACTTGATTTTTACTTTCCAATAAAGATTTGCAACTATCTGACAAAATAGTAAATATGATGTTGCAGGCTATTCATCTGACTCCTTTGACTGTATTTACAATTTTAGATGGATATCTCATCTTGAAAGAATATGACCAATCAATCATGAGCTGTCCATACAAGTTGAGAATGAAATCCCATCAGTCAACACCCAGACTGTTCGTGCAGTACAAAATTAATATGGGTATATTTTATAAGCTAATACTTTAGAGAATGCAAGTGCTGCGACGTTTAATCGAATGCAAACACACCTCTGGCATCCTAAGACTGCCTGGCACTGGGTGCTTGAAAACTGAGATCCTTCTGCAATTCTGTTCATCTGATAATGCTAATCATGAGAACCTGTTGATAGCATTCTTGAAATGCTTGCACGTTTACGCCATTTTCCGAAAACCATCAATTACTCGAATCTTGCGACTGGTTCACAGAAAGTAAGATGGCACATTTGCATGAAAATGAAtctatttatgcaaaaattGGTTTGAAAACATAGTCCGGCCAAgtcaaaactaaaatgttttaaaaaagccaCATAAtgctttacttttattatacaaGATTTTCATTGGTTGTTTATTAGGGACACCGTTCTCTCTATACGTAAAGGTGTTTTGTTTGCGTTCATGGTtctgtaaagaacctttaacgtAAAAGGAAGCATTTCATTCCGCCAGGATCACTGAATGTTTCTTTGGGTAACCCAAAGTTACTCTACGGCATCGCCGCTAAatcgatttttgttttttagagcGGCGCATACATAACTGCCATAAGCTATTGCGTGCAGGTGCTAGGACGCAGAAAACGCAAcgttacaaaaaaaagagaaaaggcaTAAATCACGTCTGTGCAAAGATGCATTCCAGGCATCTATTTTTTGAACATATTTGTCCTtgatcgaaaaaaaaaaaaaaaaaaaaaaaaaaaaaaattgaaaaacgATGCCAACATTTCTTGAGCACACATCTAGTTGCTGATCAGGATCTGAGAGTGAAATGAGGAAATTCAGCATATTTTCCTTTTCAGgggatttttcaaaatgtaccaTTATGTTCATTAACAGAAACAGGTTTGCTGCATTACATATCAGCCGGAATCTAATCTAatcagttctttaaaaaaatcttcttttatttaattctgaaataatatatttatacagtattttaactttattttttgttaaactgctttagtttttttccacatCAATCTACACATTTAAATGAGCTTACTGCAGTGAATCctatttagactttttaaaatataaatcttcctagttttttgtgaaataataaacaatatattaaccAAATGgtagtttgcaaaaaaaaaattgcacgaTGATACATTGTTTTAACTCTACAGTTATCATGCATTACATACAAGGGTTCCAAAAAATGACGAAAGACAACATTTCAAGTGTCTTTTTTCAAACTAGAGCtgttttaagaaagaaaaaaaagcacatttttgcaAGGACTTTTTACTATCTTCTCCAATGGTGATTTTAATACCTTCGTcttaattttaaactaaacaagcTTCTTTCTCTGAattgttttcctcaaaaatgtCGCTCACAAAAAAGGtactagtgaaaaataaatgcatttcatatacACTTATTTCCTGCTAAATATACTACAAATGCATTCGCATATTTATgcacttaataaaaacacactgcaattttacttttaatatactAAACGGGAACAACTAATTTTGCACTTAACtttaatttagcaaaatattTGATTAGTAAACTTGAGCGAGCTAAAGTGCACTCTgcaaatatcttgcatttaaaaatcaatttcaaatcaattcaaaacactccaaataaagttgaattataaaattaccttttatatcagtaagtgttattttaatagataacactgaaataaatgtattttaaacttgttgttggtttgaaaatgtatactttGCATACAAATGTGCATTAAGCGTCCAAATGCTGTCCCCGCAGCTCGTGCAGCTGcctttttttataagaaaaacaagtttttgtgattgtgcttttattgcagtgcgtttttaaatgtatggtTGGATAATTGTGGACACGGGCAAAGAAAAAGGCAGACAACGCAAGCAGTCTGTCCTCCTGCCAAAGCCCCGGCAAACAAACGTGTCAACACTGTCGCACTTCACCTCTTCACAGTCTGTCAAGAGCCACTACAAATGAATGCTTGTAAACATGATGGATGgatttattttaacactgttTTCGGCATGTCATTTTGAGAGCTATTTAACTACTTCTCCCAAGAACGTACACCATACCACAATAGCCTCGCACATAATTTTCATTCCAAAGCGTCTCTGTTTCTATTAGTGACATATTTTTTCCGCTCAGGTTACTATTAATGAAGGAAACGGGAGAACGGGTTTTATTTGTGgttattttttcctcattgttTGGAGATGAGTAAAACGATTCAAAGTGCTAAATGAAGATGAATCTGCAGGAATAGACAACGGCTAAAGAGTAAGTTTTCATTTGAGTGTGTCCAACAAAACTATATTGTCCAGCAGACCGCAATGAGattgaaaatgtgatgtttactTCAGTTTCTtctgagaaaaagacaaaatcttAAAGGGAAaattcactgattattattattatttttttttttttattattattgactttTATCTTCTTTAGTGAAACACACACGCGCAAATAGAATAGAGAGGagcataaaataaagaaaaattaaataaatactaccaCTTTAATAATCTCAAATTGTGCTCAGATTTACTGCAATACTAAAGTCAGTTAGAgcatcaaataaattattttgtcataatattaatcataatattaaaataacaccttATGGTGTACTTTTTTGGTAtacttttatagtaatttttatAAGTAATTTTACTGTTAATGAGGTATAACAAGGGAAATGTTTAAAACTGATCAGTGACAATGTGAAAGATAAATACAATATCTGctgcaaatgtaattaaaagttaattaGAGGTCAGCTACTGCGTATAATTCTGATAAAGAATGACTGTTCATTTTATTGATATAAAACAGCACATTGCTGTGGAATGCGGTGTCATTTAAAGTTGGGTGGGAAGACATATAGCGTTAAAAGCCATTAGTAAAAAACATAAAGACAAGGTTCTCCTGGGAAGAACAAACCTTCATGACTAAAATTGAACGTAATAATTTCAGAGTAATTATCAGTGATATTTATACTCTTGAGGTTTTGGCATTTGTCTTTAGAACAGGAAGAACCAGTCCGACCTAACATTCCAAGCAGGAAGACAGTTGAATAGTCATCTCGGCGAGGCCATGATTTCATTCAGGTGTAGAGAAACGGCGTGGAGGCATCACAAAACGCTTCTGCGAAACGAACCGCTAAGGGCAGCATACTTAGCTTAACTTTCTCTGGATTACATTCTTCTCCAATTAGGATCTATCCAACGAACCATCATCCCACGGACAAATCTAAAGAGACACAGGTAAGCCTTTAGGTctctaaaaaatacattttgacttACTCTCGTCATTTCAGAACCGCATgactatatatttaataatagtatagtatagtataacatagcatgtgtgtttatatattcctaataaatatgcacacatatactgtattatacagacaaaatcttttattttatataaacttacatttcttttataaatctatatgtttatatataatatgtattatcaTTAAAGAAAGCCAGTTGGGTCTATGTTGTTTTTGACAGCAATTACTGTAcgaacaaatgcaaatattcagTTCTGACATTATTAAGATTTGCAACATAGTAAACAAAATCCCACGTGGTTCAGTTACATTGAACCACATCATGACTAAAGATGAACAGTAAAAGTATGAATGTGCTTAGAGTGAATGATCATCGGTCATAGTTAGTGCTGGATTAGTGAGTTGTCAGTGAGACAGACTAAACATTTGAGTCAAGTAATCAAGTAACATTTGAGTCAAGTAATGGCTCCCAGAGATGATTTAAATCACTGAACATTGTTTATAAATCACAGGGTTCATGCATATCATTTAAAGGCCTTATATTGATCGGAGCTCATGCACTATACTGAAGGGATCTGTAAAACTACAAAGTCCAGTACTGTTTAACATACTgtaagaaagcaagaaagaaaaacagaaagtgaaaaagaagGCTGCATTTTGGTGATGCAAGCTTTCAATTgcatgatttaaataattttaaggtTCCTCCAAAAATAAGGAAACAACTTCATCAATACGCACctaaaaaaacaagtgaaaatCAAAGAGGAAGGAAATATGAGAACAAGTGTCATAAGGGCAGCTAACAATGAGAGATTCAATATTGCTGTCAAGCCACATTTTCTACTTGTGCCGGATAAGCATCATGTGCGTCAGACACGTTTAGATTAATTACTGTTGTCCGTAACAGGTCATGGTACACTGCGTGTTTCAGATAGTCAAACCATGTGTTTGAGATGTTCTTGATCTGTCAATGATTAGGATATTAATCTGCCCGTCTTAAGCCGGGTGAAGGTTTGATAcgatgataaaataaaaacatattctcAGACTCAATATCTAACAGCAACTCACTGCTTTGTCCAGTTAACAGATTAAGGATGGGTTGATGAGAAAGTTGGTAGATTAAACGGTTGAAGATAAAGTTTATGCATCGTCTACTCAATCTGTGAGTTATGACAAATGCATTACAATGGCAACAAtggataaataatttaaaaagtcatttaaatatatgaaaatacatgaataataaaGATCTTATTTACTTGTCCCTAAAGGACACACTAAATTGCTTATTATgaaattagtagtagtattagtagtagtttTAGTAAATTACATGAATGATTTCCAGCAAATAGTGAAGTATCTATCATAGAAACTCCTTCAATGCTGCTGATAATTAAATTAGAGTTCATATATAATTCCCATACTTCCATTGATGCCATTTCATAGTTTCGAAGCATGTGTCCAAACGTTTGACTAGAAGTGTATCTGTATAAGGTTTGAccttttttattacacaaaatGTGGTCTTATGGTAGCATGCATTCACTATGTTAAACAAGATTATACTGCATTTCCAGGTCAGTACGATGGAGCAGGACGGCCCGCAGGAGAAGAGATCAGATCAGGGAGAGGAGATGACAGAGGAGAGCTTCCTTAAAGAGCTCTACCTCTTTATGAAACAGAGAGACACTCCGATTGAGAGAATACCTCATCTAGGCTTCAAACAAAGTGAGTGACAAATACAAGTTAGcatataactgaaaaaaaattattttatagtattagcattaatttttttttgcttttccttttcaGTCGATATGTTCCTAATGTACAAGACAGTAAAGGAGCTAGGAGGCTACcagcaggtaaaaaaaaaaaaaaaaaaaaaaaaaaagacatttactgCGCATTGACCACAGAATTAAAATAGAATGACTCCACCTTTCCTCACAACAAAAACCACAGTTGTTTTTCACTATATTTTCTGttgttatatgtttttaatagcaTTTGAATGCCATTAAAATTTGTTAAACTTCAAATTACTGccaggaaaaatatttttgtcaccAAAAAACATATCTCGTGTGTCAGGTTACTGCACAGCAGTTATGGAAAAAGGTTTACAACATTCTTGGAGGAAACCCACGCAGCACTAGTGCAGCCACCTGCACTCGCAGACACTATGAAAAGTAAGCATGTGTGACCGTAAAGGGCTACTcgaccccaaaattaaaattgtcattaatttgtcattacaaacccataaaagctttcgGCAAACAAATTAAGAACACAGTCTTCGGAGcacaatttaagacattttagattaaaaaaacaagaatctTGTGACTATTGATTGTCAAGTAAATAAGGTCCAAAAAAGTAGGAAGGCATCATCAGAATACTCCATTTTGGGGAAGTGCAACCCTTTAAACAGCTGCTGCtcacaaataatacaaataagtaTGACATAAATGATTTACGTATATTTTAATCACAAAGCTCTTTTTGTCCAAAAAGGCTGCTTCTTCCCTACGAGTGTCACCAAAATGGATACAGGGGCGATATTGTCTTCAGGACCCCGCGATCGCAGAAACGCTTTCACCCCAGCAGTTACAGTGACTTTGAGCATGAATACCCCAGGAATAGTAAACATGCAGATTTCCGACACCTCTCCGCATTCCCTCAGGTATGGCATCTTAATAAGAGAATATCTATTCTCAAAGACATGAAAAGGTTTTGGTTACATAAAAAGGTACATAAGCTATCACAGGGGTGGTCCCTTTTCGACTTTGTACTGTTAACGTACTAATTAGCaccactttttaattttttatgattGTTTTGTACTGTACTTGTATAGTATAGGACAGAATAAATGTGAGAGGTGGGGTGGGATCGGAAAAGTTCCCTGAGCCGGGATTCGAACCCTTAACCCATAAGACTATTGGCACAGACACTTCtatgcacttaaaaaaaaggtgcaacagtgtaccttttgaactGCCCTAGTGACATATTTTGCACCTTATTTTGAGGGTGTAGTTGAAATACAAACTTCAAGTATTATCGGACAACTTATAAATTCATTGAATTCTACTCCTTCTCTCAAGGCTTCTCAGAACATGTTTACGGAGCATCAGAGACAGATGTTTAGCATGCCTTTGAATATTGCCCCATATTTCCCACACGGTGGTACAACTCTATCCAATTACATGGTTCTTCAAGAATCTACATTGCCTCAACTAAACCTCAGCCCTTCTCAAGACCTTCCCCAACCGCCTGCTTCGTATTTGGGCACATCCTCTTTGGAGGCTCAGAGCCGCAACCAGTCACTTAATAAGCTACGCCACCTGGCTAAAGAGTACAAGTCATCCTCTGGTTGGGAAGAACCGCTCAACCTCAGCCGGAAAGAAAACAGACTTGAGACACTGACTGACATGCCGTCATCTTTCAGTCCACCTTCAAAAAAGACCAAGTTCCTCAACGAAGTCTCACCACTTTACACTCCAAGAGGTTTGGGAGCCGAAGAAGGTGGAGAAAAGGGGGATACAGCGGACAGAACAGCAGGACCTAGTCCGCCGACGGCTGACATCATTGATCTCACTTCCTCTTCCACTGCCAATCCAGTCCCACGGAGGGCAAGCCCTCCTTCAGTGAACCTCTTCAACCGTAGACTGACCTATTCTGAAGCATTTGCTATGAAAGCACGGGAGCGAGATCTGCATGCAGACTGGTTAAAGGAAGAATCTTCTGGTGCACCTAAATTAGGGATCTTGAACCGGAGCAATCCTCTTGGACACCCACCCGTAGATGCTAACGGTAATATGGAGATTCAGATTCCTCTAAAGCTTCTGCAGGAGCTGATTAGGAGAGGACTGCTCTCCAACCCGGCATTTACGGCAAACAGCCCTGTGTCTCAAGACCCAAACAAAGCCGAAGAACAACCCGAGCACAAGTTCCACATGCGATCCCGTCCAAAAACGCCCGAGTGCTCTGCCACAGCCGAGGAACCGACCAATTTGAGTATAAAAAGAAACCTTTCTGAATCTAACCCTCAAGAAAATGGTATGAGGAAGCACAGACTCTTCGGTGGCAATGGCATTCCAGCAGAAACAAAGCTCCAGATGAACACTTCTTTACATGTAAACAAGTTCTCTCTGGGAAGCGATGCCCCAGGATCTTCTCAACCTACACAGGCACAGGTTCCTCTGATTAAGAACCAAGACAGCATGTTTCTCAGACTTCCCAGTTACAGTGAAGACACTCCTCTCTCTTTGACGACAAAGCCTGGAAGGAAGTCAGAGAAAGTGATGGGAACAGCTAATGGTGCAGCGAAGGAAATCTCAACTTCCCCACCTTTGATACAAGTGACGTCAGACCACCTCAAACTCCTTCTGGCAAACCTACCATATAGACTGGAAAGAGGGCAGACATTTTGAGACTTTGGGCAGCTGACAAATTCTTTCCCTCGGCCAATGTTGCAGACTTGCCAAATTAGCCCCTCGCGTTGCATTACTGAAGGATTTCTGAAAAAGATGAACTGGAAGGAGAAATGTTGAACAGATATGCAACTGTAGCATGACAGCACTCTCAGTCAAGCATAACATGCTTTTGACTGATTAAacttttgtataaaatgtatagaatTTTGAAAAGGGTCAGCTCaggaaaaacatttgtttgcagTCTGTAAATCGCATTAAATTGTGAGACTTTGAATAAAACAATGGTACATTTTTTGTTAACTCAGTTTATGATGAAGCACTGATACTTTGGCAGCAAAGCACAgacctttttgtattttttttaattaaaatgtaaac from Puntigrus tetrazona isolate hp1 chromosome 21, ASM1883169v1, whole genome shotgun sequence harbors:
- the arid6 gene encoding AT-rich interaction domain 6, with the translated sequence MEQDGPQEKRSDQGEEMTEESFLKELYLFMKQRDTPIERIPHLGFKQIDMFLMYKTVKELGGYQQVTAQQLWKKVYNILGGNPRSTSAATCTRRHYEKLLLPYECHQNGYRGDIVFRTPRSQKRFHPSSYSDFEHEYPRNSKHADFRHLSAFPQASQNMFTEHQRQMFSMPLNIAPYFPHGGTTLSNYMVLQESTLPQLNLSPSQDLPQPPASYLGTSSLEAQSRNQSLNKLRHLAKEYKSSSGWEEPLNLSRKENRLETLTDMPSSFSPPSKKTKFLNEVSPLYTPRGLGAEEGGEKGDTADRTAGPSPPTADIIDLTSSSTANPVPRRASPPSVNLFNRRLTYSEAFAMKARERDLHADWLKEESSGAPKLGILNRSNPLGHPPVDANGNMEIQIPLKLLQELIRRGLLSNPAFTANSPVSQDPNKAEEQPEHKFHMRSRPKTPECSATAEEPTNLSIKRNLSESNPQENGMRKHRLFGGNGIPAETKLQMNTSLHVNKFSLGSDAPGSSQPTQAQVPLIKNQDSMFLRLPSYSEDTPLSLTTKPGRKSEKVMGTANGAAKEISTSPPLIQVTSDHLKLLLANLPYRLERGQTF